The genomic stretch GCTAAACACAAGTAGAGCAGGTCTGTAATTTTCCTGTTTTGGTTGTGGCTCCTTCTTAATGCTGTGTATCAGCTCAGCACATTTCTGGCAATTCTATCCGACCCTAAGGCAACTACAATGAACATACAGAACATATTGTACTTAATAATAAATCCCTGGCAATGGCCTTACGTTACCTACATTATACTTTTTATTGAAATACATTTGAGAAATATATAGATTATTCAAGATAATAAATCTCTTTAAACTTGGGATATGGTGTTAATAACATCTACATCTGTGCTATAAATATATCCTTCTCTCTATGCCAAATACGAGTCGCTGCTCCCTCCCTTAGCTGGATTTATTTTTGACTATGGTAATACCTTGTGATCTGCTTGTAAGATGGCAAATAATAAGCCAAGTTTGTGCAAAACTTGGAGATGAAAGTTAATCTTAATGATGATCCCAGACTTTGTCTTCATTAAATCATGTGTCGGTCATAAAGTATAAACTCTTCCACTCAAAAACGGTATCTTTTTTATTCCTCATAGGAAaacatttcatatatatatatatatatatatatatatatacatatttctgGTGATAAATTATCTGAGTTGGCAATCCTTTTGTTCCCAGGAGACATATAACACTTGTCCAGCGTTAATGGAGACCATGGCCTGGATTTTATCTAAGATTAGTATGTCCAGTAACTATACACCAGTGACATTTCAAGGCTTCTCCAAATTTAAAACTCCTCACTGGCtgtgatataaaaataatagGACACAGGTGCCTGCCATAaacttcttatttatttactattttatttagtagaataaataattttataatactttttttcaatttaccatTGGGTATACTGTGGATATTACTGGCAGTATTTATAAGCACAATCAAGTTCCAAAATACATATACCTAATACGTTTGTCATCTGTTACTGACAAGGAGTACAATGATATTAATTTTCAAGATTGTGTTAGAGGTATTCATGTTGTGTCAGAAAAGAGGAATTTGAGTTAagcctacagtatatatcaaCAATGTGGACATAAATGTAAAGTaacaaacacaatatttacATCTTTAGAGTATTTGACACTGTACTTGGTGTAATTTGATACACATCACAACACTATTCAATTAAATCCCTTAATATTTTGATGTggttatattgtattttaaatttaatacaataaagaactagaaatatatatttatatctttaTTAAATGTTTGTAAAATGTTATATATGTATGAAATGAAACATGCCTACTAATCTATACGCGCTGAACATATCACTATCAAGCACCAATACAAGGTCAAGCATTCCTGACCAAATTGAGTGGAACACTTTAGCTGAGGAGGCAGACTCGTTgtgtataaaaacagcagctctgGACGTCTGCTCCAACTGATCTGAGACGGGTGAGTGCAGTCAACTGTTCCTATAGCatgatattattacattatacatGGATAAGATATACATTAAAATTGTGTCTTATCTTGTATCACTGTTAATCAATAAAATGCTGCTTCGATGTTTCACTTTTCAATTACTTTGCTTATATTAGACCATTTTTATATGAGGTTTTGTATGTTGAATTTATTGTTGTAATGAAAAACTTACATTGGTCTACCTAAAACTTGTGTAGGATAACAGGGAATCTCTGTTTGCATCAGTTGCATCAATTGCTCATATTTTCAGTCTCCTTTAAAGTGCCAACAATTTACTCTTGCAGGGCTCCCTTGAGGACCAAATTGTTGCAGCAAACCCTCTGCTGGAGGTCTATGGTAATGCCAAGACTGTGAGGAATGACAACTCTCGTTTTGCAAGTGGGCGCCACAAAGCTGGGCAGATcagtcaaaaaaaaagtgtgtatatgtatatttatagaaaatgaataaatgcatgaatacaatttcaaatcaattttaatttctttataataaaaaagacatgaaaatctttttctatttttacaatatgggaccttaaaGGAAAACATTCTTTAGTGTGAATACAATATCACAACAAcaggatatttttttatttgtttttactcagttttttttgggtttttttcaaatattttatcgattaattatttaaatttaaattgtattagtggaaagatttttatttaaataaataatcgcTATTTATGTATTGCAGTGTGACAAACTGTACACCCAGTTTGTCATGttacaaacatttaaatagtacacactgtacattattttattttaccctATTCATCATTCCCTTGAGAAGTCACACAAAACCCACCAtcaaggaaaaactccccccccCTTGACCTTTCACAGGTAAAGAAGGGAAGAAACCTTGAGAAGGACCACACAACAGGGGACCCCCTTCCTAGGCTGATGGTAACTGGTGGACTGTTTGACAAGTACTAGAAGGAGTACTACTCTGGACTACAGGTCCTCCACCTGTCTCACCACCACACGTCTGTACCTCTCATgacatctcatctcatcatctatttttacaatatgagacaTTTAAGGAACATTTTCTTGAGTATGAATATAATATCACAACAACaggatattttttatttgtttttattcaattttatttttatttgtttttcaagtattttatcaattcattattttaattttattagtggaaagattttcatttaaataaataatcactATTTTTCTATTGCAGTGGGACAAACTGGACAACTACAGGTCCTCCACCTGTCTCACCACCACACGTCTGTACCTCATGGTATGTTTGACATGTGCTGATGGAGGGCAAGTGTGGCAGCAAACATTCAAATTGTTTTTGCCCACCGCTACAGGAGCTGGTCGAGTGCCTTTAACTTCGCTCATCCACCGACTCCTGTCGTCCGCCCTCATATAAGGAATTAAACTGGGCTGAATCCAgttcctctccagctcctgctTCCTCTCTGTAGCAGAGGTAGGCCGCCTTGAACTAGCCTTTGAGGTAGGCTGCTTTGAACTAACCTTTGAGGTAGGCCGATATGGATTTACCTCAGAGGTAGCCAGTAGCGGACTTCCTCTGGTTTTCCTCTGTGAAATAGGTGGGATAACCCGCTTCGCTACTGTACTGGGCTGATATGGATTTACCGCACAGGTAGCCAGGAGCGGACTTCCTCTGGTTTTCCTCTGTGAAATAGGTGGGATAACCCGCTTCGCTACTGTACTGGGCTGATATGGATTTACCGCACAGGTAGCCAGGAGCGGACTTCCACTGGTTTCCCTCTGTGAAATAGGTGGGATAACCCGCTTCGCTACTGTACTGGGCTGATATGGATTTACCGCACAGGTAGCCAGGAGCGGACTTCCACTGGTTTTCCTCTGTGAAATAGGTGGGATAACCCGCTTCGCTACTGTACTGGGCCCATCCTGCTCCAGGAACAGTGTTCCTGGAGCAGGATCAGCAGGATCAGCAGGATCAGCAGGATCAGCAGGATCAGCAGGATCAGCAGGATCAGCAGGATCAGCAGGATCAGCAGGATCAGCAGGATCAGCAGGATCAGCAGGATCAGCAGGATCAGCAGGAACAGCAGGAACAGCAGGAACAGCCTCTGATGGAACCTTTGGTGAGGTCTCTGTCGTGATCACGTTCATTCTCAGGAAGCttttctctggaaaaaaaataacaaaaatcgTAACATTACTACATAggtattttttaaaacatgtgcAAGTGGTGATAAaattattgatcttttattatttttactgatgtcccattaaatatttttgatatGATTGGGATTGACTTGATTATTTGACTAATAAATAGCTCTATTGCAAGAATATTAATGATATTCAATCTTTCAATGTTCCTGTGTTTCTATTGGTGAAATATTTGGCTGTCTTTCATCAATCTGACAAACCTGAAACTAGCATTAGGCTACTTGACTGATCTAATACAATGGCCTTGATCGGATTAGCTGGGACATCACAAATTATTActtgaaatattatatttgatatttttgaatAATAGCTTACCCCACATCTCTTGGTAGTTGAAGATCAGAATCTTAGGATCAGCTTCAGGGTGAGATTCTCTGAAAGCGTCCATCTCTGACAAATACTGTGCTATAAAGCCAGTGACATCGGCTGGTTGTGAGAGCCCTACAGCTCTGGAAATGCACTCCAGCATGCTCTTCAGTCCATATGGACACTCACGGAGGGCTTCCATCATGCAGTCTCTTTGCAAGTTTCCCGTCAAATTGACGCACCTTAGAAATTTCTGTCTCATCCTGTGAAGTCTCTTCGAAAGTTCTGTTATGTACTGTAGGTCAAAGTTACTTTCAGtaa from Sebastes fasciatus isolate fSebFas1 chromosome 13, fSebFas1.pri, whole genome shotgun sequence encodes the following:
- the LOC141780918 gene encoding uncharacterized protein LOC141780918, with the translated sequence MRQKFLRCVNLTGNLQRDCMMEALRECPYGLKSMLECISRAVGLSQPADVTGFIAQYLSEMDAFRESHPEADPKILIFNYQEMWEKSFLRMNVITTETSPKVPSEAVPAVPAVPADPADPADPADPADPADPADPADPADPADPADPADPADPADPAPGTLFLEQDGPSTVAKRVIPPISQRKTSGSPLLATCAVNPYQPSTVAKRVIPPISQRETSGSPLLATCAVNPYQPSTVAKRVIPPISQRKTRGSPLLATCAVNPYQPSTVAKRVIPPISQRKTRGSPLLATSEVNPYRPTSKVSSKQPTSKASSRRPTSATERKQELERNWIQPSLIPYMRADDRSRWMSEVKGTRPAPVAVGKNNLNVCCHTCPPSAHVKHTMRYRRVVVRQVEDL